The stretch of DNA CTGCTTCGGTGACCACATCGTCAGTGGCCCATTTGGTGAGCCGTTCTTTCGCATAGCGGGCTAGTTTCTCCGGATCGCTGTTTCGCCCAGCCTGATGTGTCACACTGTGATCAATTCCGCGAGCGGCCGGATACTTACAGTGACCGACCTGTTGAATCAGGTCGCCAGTGTATCTCGTCACCTGTACCGAGCCGAGTTTGTCATCAGCCAGTCGCGGGTCATCACCGGACACGTCAACCCGAACCACAATTAAGCTACTATCAGTGTCAACGAGATCACCAGCAGCGTCGGGTGTGAGATACGGAGCATACTCGCCGCCGCCTGTCGTAGCTAGCGTATAGAGTTTCCCATAGAGGTACTGGAGATCACGTAACGAGCCGATTGGCGACTCCGGAAGCTCTGCTTCCAATTCATCGGGCGGGTACTTCTCGCGGAACGTGTCAGGTGAAAGCATCTCTACCCTCCAGTTCGCTCTTGCCCGGCGGCGTTTTGTCCGTGATATTCACGAACCCAAGCCCCAGCGAATTCCGCTCACCGAGTCCGCAGTCCAGCGCGAGGTTTAGGTGTCGACGGTGGTGATCGTCCTGCACCGTATACTCGAACTTCCACTTGCTCAGGACGTAGGTCATCTCCTGACCCTCGGTAACGGTCACCGGAACGGCGAAGGTCTTGATGAGTTCGTAGCCGTCGAACAGATCGCCGTCGACATCGCTCGGCCCAGGCAGGTGGTCGTGGGCGAAGCGGTCATGTTTCTGATCGAGATTGTCCTCCAACTGCTTCCGGAGCGGTGCCATCGAATGCTTCGGGCGCCAGAACACGGCGGTTTCGCCACCGGGATGGTCGATACCGTACTCCTCGCATCTCCACGGTGGAATCCGAACCAGGAGGCCGGTCCCGGTTTCAATCGTCCCGCGTGTGCCGGGTTCGCCGACATCGGGGGATAGCGACGTGATATCGTCGACGTAAAACGGCATTTCGCCGATATTCAGTTCCGGTTCCTCGAGCAAGTCAGCAGCGACCTGTGCCAGTAACTCTTCTTCCGGCGAAGCAACCAACAGCTTCCGGTCATCCCCTGCTTCCATATCATGGGGAGGAAACGGATTGGAGTAAGCGAACCCTGGAGGCTCGCCGTCGTCGTGACGTCGATCGTACTTGGTGTCGGCGAGCGCGTCCCAGAGTCGGCCACGAAGCTTGTGATGGTAATCGTTCTGATAGGCTGTATCCGCGCGTGCCGACAAATGGGCCATTACACGCACCCTGGTGACTCACCTTTGCATATCATACAATCCGAATCATAATATCAGCATACAAAAAACACAGGTTGTGAAATGTTTATGATATTTTAGCAGTCGGATGCAATTAGAGGTGATACAGGTGGTCGTGATTATCGCCGTAATCACGACCAATAGCCACTGGCGTCGGTAACACACAGCCCAACCGCCATTCCGCAAATCCATACCCAGCCCACCGCATATCCGACCCCAAGCCACAACCCAACGAGGCACCCAAGAACTGCCACCTCACCAGCTGGCACGAGACCAGTGTACTGCCCTGGCGTGTCCACCACGACGCCCATCCAAGTAACTTAGTATCGTAGAATCGTGTCCCAATATGGAGACAAAGAGCGACCGCTCGTGGAATGCGTGCGAGAACTACTCTATGACCCGCCCCTTGCACGGGAGGCTACCGATGACAGTCTCCGGAAGATGCCCCTGTCCCCAACAGGGTGAACTTTCGAGAGATCGTAGTACCAGGCGGAGAGCGCCTGCAGAGACGCCACTAACGAGATTCTGGCCTACGTAGACCTGCTACACTAACTTACGAGATATCCGCCGGCAGGTGGAAATCTACGTTGCCCGCCATGAGCAATGGCTCCAAGTATTCAATCGCCTGTTCACGGTTGTTGAACTGTAGGGACACCTCAGGGGTAGGACCCGACGCTGGTCGGGTCATCTCTTCGTCAGCTTGCGACGAATCCTCAATGTATTCAACTCTAACCTCCCAATCAAGATTTCTGAATCGTTCGTCATCGATTGGTGCATCAGAGAAGACAACGGGGAGATCTGGATTGGCGGGATAGGAATCGTGCGGAGGTTCAACCTCTCCTTCAGCAACCATGGCAGCAAAGATGAGCATCTGAATATATTCTGGCGGTATGCCCCAGAGGTTTCTATCGTACTCCTCACGGAGCTTCTCGGCGGTCACAGGCGACTCCTCCGCTGGTACCTGTTCGATGATGGGCTCGATTACAATTCGGGCATTTGTGCCATCGTTCTCGTACATCAGAACCGGTGGTTTCATTCTGAACGTCCCTACTTCGCCCTCCTGCTCGTATTGCCTCCAGTGCCCGGGATAGTCGATATTCATTTTGTTCTGAGCGACACCCTTCAAAGATGAAAAATTCTATTACTACTAATTTCCCCCACTGTACAGTTTGACCACTATACATCCCGAGCGAGCGCCCGAGTGCCGGCTGGTGAACGCCCAGCAGCCACGCCACCCCGAAATAAAAGGCACGTAGTGCCCGTCCTCGGTCCGTCCAGCGGAGACGTGAGTGAGGGGTCAGCAAAAGAGACGATTCCCACGCGTCAAAGAACAACTGTGACGGGCGTACTCTGCCAGTGAATGGACAGCTAACGCTCCCGGGCACCGACTCCCTGAACTCGTCCGATACTGTACCACACCCCGCTCGCATTGACTGCCGTAGTATCTCTGAGCCAGACGTGTTCCGTCTCTTCGCTCCACATCGACGGAAGATGGCTGCAACTCTCACATGGCATCAGCTAATTACCAGTTGAAACATAACAAGAGGTGATGCACAGACGGGAAGTACTAGCCGGGCTTGGAAGCGTGTTCACGATAGCCGGCGCGGGATGTGCAGGGAACGACAACCCCGTCGACGGCACCGCTCCAAACAGCCAGCAGCCCGAGTCAGAGTCCCAACAGAACGCGGCCGGCGTCAATACCACCAACGTGGAACGGCTCGTCCATCAGGAGATCAACGAGCGACGGACTGCGAACGGCCTCGAGCCGATCGCCTACGACCCAGCGCTGGCCAGTATCGCCGAAGACCACAGCCAGGACATGATCGACCGGAACTTCTTCGCCCACGAGAATCCCGACGGCGACGATTTCGCCGACCGGTACGACCAGGCCGGCTACGACTGTCGAGTCGCCACCGGCGGTGGGACGTACGCGACCGGTGGGGAGAACATCGCTCAGACATGGTGGGACGAACAGATTTCGACCACCCAGGGCTCGGTCAGA from Haloarcula salinisoli encodes:
- a CDS encoding CAP domain-containing protein; this encodes MHRREVLAGLGSVFTIAGAGCAGNDNPVDGTAPNSQQPESESQQNAAGVNTTNVERLVHQEINERRTANGLEPIAYDPALASIAEDHSQDMIDRNFFAHENPDGDDFADRYDQAGYDCRVATGGGTYATGGENIAQTWWDEQISTTQGSVRYDTEAELAAGIVNQWVNSTGHRENILTDHWESEGIGIAFTDDDEVLVTQNFC
- the cas6 gene encoding CRISPR-associated endoribonuclease Cas6, which gives rise to MAHLSARADTAYQNDYHHKLRGRLWDALADTKYDRRHDDGEPPGFAYSNPFPPHDMEAGDDRKLLVASPEEELLAQVAADLLEEPELNIGEMPFYVDDITSLSPDVGEPGTRGTIETGTGLLVRIPPWRCEEYGIDHPGGETAVFWRPKHSMAPLRKQLEDNLDQKHDRFAHDHLPGPSDVDGDLFDGYELIKTFAVPVTVTEGQEMTYVLSKWKFEYTVQDDHHRRHLNLALDCGLGERNSLGLGFVNITDKTPPGKSELEGRDAFT